One Methylocapsa sp. D3K7 DNA window includes the following coding sequences:
- a CDS encoding cobalamin biosynthesis protein: MQLNAPQTTVAIGIGCKKGCPSEAIVALVARALAVASCLDTDACLFTHAAKQNEPGLAKAAKTLGLPLVFLEAEVLRQVSSRAATRSSKVMALFGLPSIAETAALAGAGPGSVLLLARMSEAGASCAIAGRRDS; encoded by the coding sequence GTGCAACTCAACGCACCCCAAACCACTGTCGCCATCGGCATCGGCTGCAAAAAGGGCTGTCCGAGCGAGGCCATCGTTGCGCTTGTCGCCCGTGCTCTGGCGGTGGCGTCCTGTCTTGACACGGACGCCTGCCTTTTTACGCATGCTGCGAAGCAAAACGAGCCCGGCCTGGCCAAGGCGGCGAAAACCCTCGGCCTGCCGCTTGTTTTTCTCGAAGCCGAGGTTTTGCGGCAAGTCTCCTCACGCGCCGCCACGCGCTCTTCAAAAGTTATGGCGCTGTTTGGATTGCCGTCTATCGCCGAGACGGCCGCGCTGGCCGGGGCTGGGCCTGGGTCCGTTCTGCTGCTTGCACGGATGAGCGAAGCAGGTGCAAGCTGCGCGATCGCAGGCAGAAGAGACTCGTAA
- the cynS gene encoding cyanase, whose amino-acid sequence MKNISWADVAAAVGKSKEWTTAACLGQMVFTKEQAEKVGALFELPDDAIAWLQIAPYKGSLPTAISTDPLIYRLNEIVSVYGTTIKELIHEEFGDGIMSAIDFSMDISREPDPKGDRVKIVMSGKFLAYKTY is encoded by the coding sequence ATGAAAAACATCAGCTGGGCGGATGTCGCGGCGGCGGTTGGGAAGAGCAAGGAATGGACGACCGCCGCTTGCCTTGGCCAGATGGTGTTCACCAAGGAGCAAGCCGAGAAAGTCGGCGCACTCTTCGAACTTCCAGATGATGCGATCGCCTGGCTTCAGATCGCGCCCTACAAAGGCTCCTTGCCGACTGCTATTTCGACCGATCCTCTGATTTACCGTTTGAACGAGATCGTCTCAGTCTATGGGACGACGATCAAGGAATTGATCCATGAGGAATTCGGTGACGGCATCATGAGTGCGATCGATTTCTCGATGGACATCAGCCGCGAGCCGGATCCCAAGGGCGACCGCGTGAAAATTGTCATGTCGGGAAAATTCTTGGCGTATAAAACCTATTGA
- the leuD gene encoding 3-isopropylmalate dehydratase small subunit, producing MEQFTSLTGVAAPLEITNIDTDMIIPKQYLKTIKRTGLGEGLFAEMRYQDDGSENPDFVLNKPAYRNAKILVAGDNFGCGSSREHAPWALLDFGIRCVISTSFADIFYNNCFKNGILPIVVSPENLAKLLDDAKRGANATVSVDLEAQDIRGPDGGIIHFDIDPFRKHCLLNGLDDIGLTLKKSSQIEIFEKKSGAERFWL from the coding sequence ATGGAACAATTCACCTCTCTCACCGGTGTCGCGGCGCCGCTCGAAATCACCAATATCGACACCGACATGATCATCCCGAAGCAATATCTCAAAACCATCAAGCGCACCGGCTTGGGCGAGGGCCTTTTCGCGGAGATGCGCTACCAGGATGATGGCAGCGAAAACCCCGATTTCGTCCTCAACAAGCCCGCCTACCGCAACGCCAAGATTCTCGTGGCGGGCGACAATTTTGGCTGCGGCTCGTCGCGCGAGCATGCCCCCTGGGCGCTTCTCGATTTCGGCATAAGATGTGTGATTTCAACGAGTTTTGCCGATATTTTCTACAACAATTGCTTCAAAAACGGCATTTTGCCAATCGTTGTCTCTCCGGAAAATCTTGCCAAGCTGCTGGACGACGCCAAGCGCGGTGCCAATGCGACGGTTTCCGTCGATCTCGAGGCCCAGGACATTCGCGGCCCCGACGGCGGCATAATTCATTTCGACATCGACCCTTTCCGCAAGCATTGCCTGTTGAATGGCCTCGACGACATCGGCTTGACGCTCAAAAAATCCTCTCAAATCGAGATATTCGAGAAAAAATCCGGGGCGGAGCGTTTTTGGCTCTGA